A single window of Bombus pascuorum chromosome 1, iyBomPasc1.1, whole genome shotgun sequence DNA harbors:
- the LOC132910872 gene encoding probable phosphoglycerate kinase has protein sequence MALNKLSIDKVDLTDKRVLTRVDFNVPLKDGKITNNQRIVAALDTIKYALEKKAKSVVLMSHLGRPDGKRDMKYSLKPVAEELKSLLGKEILFLNDCVGSEIETACANPAPGTIILLENLRFHIEEEGKGVGADGTKVKAEKGKVEEFRKSLRKLGDIYINDAFGTAHRAHSSMLGEGYETRASGFLLKKELEYFAKALDNPERPFLAILGGAKVADKIQLINNLLDKVNEMIIAGGMAYTFLKISKNMKIGNSLFDEEGAKIVNELLSKAERNKVQIHLPVDFVIADKFAENAAVGTADVENGIPDGWMGLDNGPRSSTLFSEPIKRAKTIVWNGPAGVFEFENFSKGTKSLMDNVVETTSRGTITIIGGGDTATCAAKWKTEDKVSHVSTGGGASLELLEGKILPGVAALSPL, from the exons ATGGCGTTAAACAAGCTCAGCATCGATAAAGTGGATCTTACGGATAAACGCGTTCTCACACG GGTAGATTTCAATGTACCTTTGAAGGATGGTAAAATCACCAATAACCAGAGAATCGTTGCTGCTTTGGATACAATCAAATATGCTCTtgaaaagaaagcaaaatcTGTTGTTTTAATGTCACATTTGGGACGTCCAGATGGTAAACGAGATATGAAATACTCTCTTAAACCTGTTGCGGAAGAACTAAAGTCCTTACTTGGAAAGGAGATTCTATTCTTGAACGACTGTGTCGGATCTGAGATTGAAACCGCATGTGCCAATCCAGCGCCTGGAACTATTATCTTACTTGAAAACTTAAGATTTCACATAGAAGAAGAAGGTAAAGGAGTAGGAGCAGATGGAACTAAA GTAAAAGCAGAGAAGGGAAAAGTAGAGGAATTTAGGAAATCATTGAGAAAATTAGGAGACATTTATATTAACGATGCCTTTGGTACAGCCCATCGAGCTCACAGTTCTATGCTTGGTGAAGGATATGAAACAAGAGCAAGTGgttttcttttgaaaaaagaattggAATATTTTGCCAAAGCGCTGGATAATCCTGAAAGACCATTCCTGGCTATACTAGGCGGTGCCAAAGTTGCTGATAAAATACAgttgattaataatttgttgGATAAGGTTAACGAGATGATCATAGCTGGCGGAATGGCTTACACTTTTCTAAAGATATCGAAAAACATGAAG ATTggtaattcattatttgacGAAGAGGGTGCGAAAATCGTTAATGAATTATTGTCTAAAGCTGAGAGAAATAAAGTTCAAATACATCTGCCCGTTGATTTCGTTATCGCGGACAAATTCGCAGAAAATGCAGCTGTTGGCACTGCGGACGTAGAAAATGGTATACCTGATGGTTGGATGGGACTTGACAACGGACCGAGATCGAGCACCTTATTTAGTG AACCTATTAAAAGAGCAAAAACGATCGTATGGAATGGCCCGGCAGGTGtctttgaatttgaaaattttagtaaAGGTACAAAGAGCTTAATGGACAATGTTGTAGAGACAACGTCACGAGGTACTATTACCATAATCGGTGGCGGTGATACAGCCACTTGCGCTGCTAAATGGAAAACAGAAGATAAAGTAAGCCATGTGAGCACCGGTGGTGGCGCAAGCTTAGAACTTCTTGAAGGAAAGATTTTACCGGGAGTTGCGGCCCTTTCTCCGTTATAA
- the LOC132911017 gene encoding peroxisomal biogenesis factor 19 isoform X1 has product MADENSTNQTEDQELNDLLDSALKDFNKEQVSDKEDTRKADTLESTTDKNTTDISEDAWTTDFVKQAAEQFVESLRHFIQNETDSELGVTSQRMAQTVASAINNEETFDKDSVSRDFQTAIAQALNDLSTTSENLQSEADLSEMFGLASLEDGPGAIPPFMQGMLQHLLSKEILYPSLKELVDKYPEWLEEKKTAISSSDLQRFRKQLELMQQVCMELDKEKDGDTEEVKKKRFETIISFMQEIQACGQLPEELIGEQTTLFQTDTEGDPVIPALLRSMETPQNCCLM; this is encoded by the exons ATGGCTGACGAAAACTCAACGAACCAAACGGAAGATCAAGAATTAAACGATTTGTTAGACA GTGCTTTGAAGGACTTCAACAAAGAACAAGTATCAGATAAAGAGGATACGCGTAAAGCAGATACTTTAGAATCCACGACAGATAAGAACACAACTGATATATCGGAAGATGCTTGGACTACAGATTTTGTTAAACAAGCAGCAGAACAATTTGTAGAAAGCCTGCGACATTTCATTCAAAATG AAACAGATAGCGAATTAGGAGTTACTTCTCAAAGGATGGCACAGACAGTTGCTAGTGCGATAAACAACGAAGAAACCTTTGATAAAGATAGTGTGAGTAGAGACTTTCAAACTGCCATTGCACAAGCATTAAACGACTTGTCTACAACATCCGAAAACTTACAG AGCGAAGCTGATTTATCTGAAATGTTTGGATTAGCATCCTTGGAAGATGGGCCAGGTGCCATTCCACCATTCATGCAAGGAATGCTACAGCATTTATTGtcaaaagaaattttgtatcCGTCACTAAAAGAATTAGTAGATAAGTATCCTGAATGGttagaagagaagaagacagCGATATCATCGAGTGACCTTCAGAGGTTTAGAAAACAGCTTGAATTAATGCAGCAG GTATGTATGGAACTCGATAAAGAGAAAGATGGTGATACGGAAGaagtgaaaaagaaacgttttgaaacaataataTCGTTTATGCAAGAAATACAAGCTTGTGGTCAATTACCTGAAGAATTAATAGGAGAACAGACAACGCTTTTTCAAACTGATACTGAGGGCGATCCTGTGATTCCAGCGTTACTACGCAGCATGGAAACACCGCAGAATTGTTGCTTAATGTAA
- the LOC132911017 gene encoding peroxisomal biogenesis factor 19 isoform X2 yields the protein MADENSTNQTEDQELNDLLDSALKDFNKEQVSDKEDTRKADTLESTTDKNTTDISEDAWTTDFVKQAAEQFVESLRHFIQNDSELGVTSQRMAQTVASAINNEETFDKDSVSRDFQTAIAQALNDLSTTSENLQSEADLSEMFGLASLEDGPGAIPPFMQGMLQHLLSKEILYPSLKELVDKYPEWLEEKKTAISSSDLQRFRKQLELMQQVCMELDKEKDGDTEEVKKKRFETIISFMQEIQACGQLPEELIGEQTTLFQTDTEGDPVIPALLRSMETPQNCCLM from the exons ATGGCTGACGAAAACTCAACGAACCAAACGGAAGATCAAGAATTAAACGATTTGTTAGACA GTGCTTTGAAGGACTTCAACAAAGAACAAGTATCAGATAAAGAGGATACGCGTAAAGCAGATACTTTAGAATCCACGACAGATAAGAACACAACTGATATATCGGAAGATGCTTGGACTACAGATTTTGTTAAACAAGCAGCAGAACAATTTGTAGAAAGCCTGCGACATTTCATTCAAAATG ATAGCGAATTAGGAGTTACTTCTCAAAGGATGGCACAGACAGTTGCTAGTGCGATAAACAACGAAGAAACCTTTGATAAAGATAGTGTGAGTAGAGACTTTCAAACTGCCATTGCACAAGCATTAAACGACTTGTCTACAACATCCGAAAACTTACAG AGCGAAGCTGATTTATCTGAAATGTTTGGATTAGCATCCTTGGAAGATGGGCCAGGTGCCATTCCACCATTCATGCAAGGAATGCTACAGCATTTATTGtcaaaagaaattttgtatcCGTCACTAAAAGAATTAGTAGATAAGTATCCTGAATGGttagaagagaagaagacagCGATATCATCGAGTGACCTTCAGAGGTTTAGAAAACAGCTTGAATTAATGCAGCAG GTATGTATGGAACTCGATAAAGAGAAAGATGGTGATACGGAAGaagtgaaaaagaaacgttttgaaacaataataTCGTTTATGCAAGAAATACAAGCTTGTGGTCAATTACCTGAAGAATTAATAGGAGAACAGACAACGCTTTTTCAAACTGATACTGAGGGCGATCCTGTGATTCCAGCGTTACTACGCAGCATGGAAACACCGCAGAATTGTTGCTTAATGTAA